A single genomic interval of Bacillota bacterium harbors:
- a CDS encoding 4Fe-4S cluster-binding domain-containing protein — MVLNSGVIFDIKKYSIHDGPGIRTTVFLKGCPARCMWCHNPESQEVHPEVMFWATRCTGCLR; from the coding sequence ATGGTTTTGAATAGTGGTGTCATATTTGACATAAAAAAGTACTCCATTCACGATGGGCCGGGCATACGCACCACCGTCTTTCTCAAAGGGTGCCCGGCCAGGTGCATGTGGTGCCACAACCCGGAGAGCCAAGAAGTGCACCCTGAGGTCATGTTCTGGGCGACCAGATGCACGGGGTGTTTGCG